A region from the Thermoplasmatales archaeon genome encodes:
- the alaXM_2 gene encoding Alanyl-tRNA deacylase AlaX-M, whose translation MYQACKTFFYNRGMWIILTDKLYLDSMYLKEFDATVVGSDGDLVFLDRTAFYPSGGGQPNDTGYLLGSGGLKYQVADVVKSADNVGHSISSGNLPEAGEKVHGVLDWDRRYAHMRFHTAIHIMDGVVNRDFSDRGLITGSQIYDDRARVDFDLPGITREMAEEIIGKANEVVMSNHDIYARELSREEAEKIPGLARTAPGRELIKSLEKVRIIDISGFDLQADGGTHVSRTAEVGKILFKGIQSKGSHNKRVEFTLS comes from the coding sequence ATGTACCAGGCCTGCAAAACATTCTTTTATAATCGGGGAATGTGGATTATATTGACAGATAAACTTTATCTTGACAGCATGTACTTGAAGGAGTTTGACGCTACGGTTGTTGGATCGGATGGGGATCTGGTGTTTCTTGACAGGACAGCATTCTATCCTTCTGGGGGAGGACAGCCCAACGATACTGGTTACCTGCTGGGAAGCGGTGGCTTGAAATACCAGGTCGCCGACGTTGTCAAGAGCGCGGACAACGTAGGACACAGCATATCTTCCGGCAATCTTCCAGAGGCCGGCGAAAAGGTTCACGGTGTATTGGACTGGGACCGAAGATATGCACACATGAGATTTCATACAGCCATACACATAATGGATGGTGTCGTGAACAGGGATTTTTCAGATCGGGGGCTCATAACAGGCAGCCAGATATACGATGACAGGGCCAGGGTGGACTTTGACCTTCCCGGCATAACCAGGGAGATGGCAGAGGAGATAATTGGCAAAGCCAATGAGGTAGTAATGTCAAACCATGACATTTATGCGAGGGAACTGAGCCGAGAGGAGGCAGAGAAGATTCCCGGCCTCGCTAGGACCGCACCGGGAAGGGAACTCATAAAGTCACTGGAAAAGGTTCGCATAATAGACATTTCAGGCTTTGATCTTCAGGCTGACGGAGGCACTCATGTTTCAAGAACGGCAGAGGTGGGAAAAATACTTTTCAAGGGAATACAGAGCAAGGGGTCCCACAACAAGAGAGTCGAATTTACGCTATCTTGA